From the Notolabrus celidotus isolate fNotCel1 chromosome 12, fNotCel1.pri, whole genome shotgun sequence genome, one window contains:
- the chd4b gene encoding chromodomain-helicase-DNA-binding protein 4 isoform X4 yields MSGSEDEREDFGATDEPLLLHGEDEPEEAVSDVEEVPKAKKKKKAKKSNRESRSSKRQRPVREELPVSSPEHLIGVEAVERNADEGGVRSESEGSDYAPGRKKKKRSSSAKDKKKGGSTAEKSGSSSSKSKRKEPEPEDDDDDDDDCQPKSSTQLLEAWGMKDIDHVFSQEDYNSLTNYKAFSQFVRPLIAAKNPKIAVSKMMTLMMAKWREFSTNNPLKGCASANAALAAANVAAAVENMVVAGTDGGAETNAAASPTPAPTPAPAPTPAAPPAAPAPPLRKAKTKEGKGPNARKKSKPTPKPPPKPKPKKVAPLKIKLGGLNSKRKRSSSDEEEPEIDSDFDDGSFSVSDGSNRSNRPKKKPKSAKKKKKVETEDGDGYETDHQDYCEVCQQGGEIILCDTCPRAYHMVCLDPDMEKAPEGKWSCPHCEKEGIQWEARDELSEAEGEDEEDGRDEGVEEEDDHHIEFCRVCKDGGELLCCDTCPSSYHIHCLNPPLPEIPNGEWICPRCKCPTMKGKVQKVLTWRWGEPPAPTPVPRPADLPADSPDPPPLAGRREREFFVKWCNMSYWHCSWVLELQLELNCQVMFRNYQRKTDMDEPPPVDFGGEGDDDKSTKRKNKDPLFVHMEEEFCRFGVKMEWLMIHRVLNHSVDKKNNVHYLIKWRDLPYDQSTWESEEMDIPEFDPYKQTYWNHRELMMGEEGRPGKKLKKAVKVKKAERPPANPVVDPTIKFDRQPDYLDSTGGTLHPYQLEGLNWLRFSWAQATDTILADEMGLGKTVQTAVFLYSLYKEGHSKGPFLVSAPLSTIINWEREFELWAPDMYVVTYIGDKDSRAVIRENEFSFEGNAIRGGKKASKMKKDSTVKFHVLLTSYELITIDQAVLGSIEWACLVVDEAHRLKNNQSKFFRILNNYPLQHKLLLTGTPLQNNLEELFHLLNFLTPERFNNLEGFLEEFADIAKEDQIKKLHDMLGPHMLRRLKADVFKHMPSKTELIVRVELSPMQKKYYKFILTRNFEALNTRGGGNQVSLLNVVMDLKKCCNHPYLFPAAAMEAPKLPNGMYEGNALTKSSGKLTLLQKMMRKLKEGGHRVLVFSQMTKMLDLLEDFLENEGYKYERIDGGVTGNLRQEAIDRFNAPGAPQFAFLLSTRAGGLGINLASADTVIIYDSDWNPHNDIQAFSRAHRIGQNRKVMIYRFVTKASVEERITQVAKKKMMLTHLVVRPGLGSKTGSMSKQELDDILKFGTEELFKYELGMGDNKEDDSSVIHYDDHAIDRLLDRNQDATDDTELQSMNEYLSSFKVAQYVVKDEDDEEEVEREVIKQEESVDPDYWEKLLRHHYEQQQEDLARNLGKGKRTRKPVNYNDGSQEDRDWQEDQSDNQSDYSVASEEGDEDFDERSEANARRPNRKGLRNDRDKPLPPLLARVGGNIEVLGFNSRQRKAFLNAVMRYGMPPQDAFTNQWLVRDLRGKSEKEFKAYVSLFMRHLCEPGADGAETFADGVPREGLSRQHVLTRIGVMSLIRKKVQEFEHVNGQWSMPWMAELEENKRAAALAAGEDPKTPSSGTPADTQPNTPIPEDLSKSEDKDDMKKETEDVKGAKKADDPEIIEIPDESEKSPAREKKGEGDSVAATEDKEKETGNGDEGKEKEAEDAVKEKEEKDKTAETEKDSPAEVKGEGVEGKDSEEDKSKAEEVKDEKMDTSSPTEEKEQKEEKDVLKTEESGKLQNGENTKEGGGTTAAPVVNISEEKKKATKQRFMFNIADGGFTELHSLWQNEERAATVTKKTFEIWHRRHDYWLLAGIIQHGYARWQDVQNDVRFAILNEPFKGEMSRGNFLEIKNKFLARRFKLLEQALVIEEQLRRAAYLNMTEDPAHPSMALNTRFSEVECLAESHQHLSKESMSGNKPANAVLHKVLKQLEELLSDMKADVTRLPATIARIPPVAVRLQMSERNILSRLASRGPEVTPQNQSQTSQQMQVPR; encoded by the exons ATGTCGGGCAGCGAGGATGAGAGGGAGGACTTTGGAGCCACTGACGAGCCCTTACTTCTTCACG GTGAGGACGAGCCAGAGGAAGCTGTGTCTGACGTAGAAGAGGTACCCAaggcgaagaagaagaagaaagcgaAGAAGAGCAACCGTGagagtaggagcagcaaaaggCAAAGACCAGTCAGAGAG GAGTTGCCAGTCAGCTCCCCAGAGCACCTGATTGGAGTAGAGGCAGTAGAGAGAAATGCAGACGAGGGAGGTGTGCGGTCAGAGAGTGAAGGAAGTGATTATGCCccagggaggaagaagaagaagcgctCTAGCTCGGccaaagacaagaagaaaggAGGCTCAACAGCCGAGAAAAGTGGCTCATCCAGCTCCAAGAGCAAAcgaaaagaaccagaaccagaagatgatgacgatgatgacgaTGACTGCCAG CCTAAAAGCTCCACACAGCTGCTGGAGGCCTGGGGCATGAAGGATATTGACCATGTCTTTTCTCAGGAAGACTACAACTCCCTCACCAACTATAAGGCCTTCAGCCAGTTTGTTAG GCCTTTAATTGCAGCGAAGAACCCTAAAATTGCTGTTTCCAAGATGATGACATTAATGATGGCTAAGTGGCGAGAGTTCAGCACCAACAACCCTCTAAAG GGTTGTGCCTCTGCCAATGCAGCCTTGGCAGCTGCCAATGTGGCTGCAGCTGTTGAGAACATGGTCGTGGCAGGGACAGACGGAGGGGCAGAAACCAATGCTGCTGCCTCACCCACACCTGCTCCTACCCCTGCCCCTGctccaacacctgctgcacCCCCAGCAGCCCCTGCACCTCCACTACGCaaggccaagaccaaagagggCAAAG GTCCAAATGCTCGAAAGAAGTCAAAGCCCACGCCTAAACCCCCGCCTAAGCCTAAACCTAAGAAGGTGGCTCCACTCAAGATCAAACTAGGGGGACTCAACAGCAAAAGGAAGCGCTCCTCT AGCGATGAAGAAGAACCTGAGATTGACAGTGACTTTGATGATGGGAGTTTCTCTGTGTCAGATGGCTCGAACCGTAGCAACCGTCCTAAGAAGAAACCCAAGAgtgcaaagaaaaagaagaaag TGGAAACCGAGGATGGTGATGGCTACGAGACAGACCACCAGGACTACTGTGAGGTGTGCCAACAGGGCGGAGAGATCATTTTGTGTGACACCTGTCCCAGAGCGTATCACATGGTCTGTCTGGACCCTGACATGGAGAAAGCACCAGAGGGCAAGTGGAGCTGCCCACACTGC GAAAAGGAGGGGATCCAGTGGGAGGCCAGGGATGAGCTCTCTGAGGCTGAAGGGGAAGATGAGGAAGACGGACGGGATGAAGGGGTTGAGGAAGAAGATGACCACCACATTGAGTTCTGCAGGGTGTGCAAGGATGGAGGGGAGTTGCTTTGCTGTGACACCTGCCCCTCCTCCTACCACATCCACTGCCTCAACCCTCCTTTGCCAGAAATCCCCAACGGAGAATGGATCTGCCCCCGCTGCAAG TGTCCAACGATGAAGGGCAAAGTCCAGAAGGTTTTAACATGGCGATGGGGGGAGCCACCAGCCCCCACGCCTGTCCCTCGGCCTGCTGACCTTCCTGCTGATTCTCCCGATCCCCCACCACTTGCAGGCCGCAGGGAGCGAGAGTTCTTTGTCAAATGGTGTAATATGTCCTACTGGCACTGCTCTTGGGTGCTGGAGCTACAG TTGGAGCTGAACTGCCAGGTGATGTTCCGAAACTACCAGAGAAAGACCGACATGGATGAACCACCACCTGTGGATTTTGGAGGTGAGGGTGATGATGACAAAAGCACCAAGAGGAAGAACAAGGACCCACTCTTTgtccacatggaggaggagttTTGTCGATTTGGAGTCAAGATGGAGTGGCTCATGATCCACCGAGTCCTCAACCACAG TGTGGATAAAAAGAACAACGTACACTACCTGATCAAGTGGAGGGATCTTCCCTATGACCAGTCAACCTGGGAGAGTGAGGAGATGGACATCCCTGAGTTTGACCCTTACAAACAGACATACTGGAATCACAG GGAGTTGATGATGGGTGAAGAGGGCAGACCTGGTAAGAAGTTGAAGAAGGCAGTCAAAGTGAAGAAAGCAGAGCGACCACCAGCTAATCCAGTTGTAGAT CCCACCATCAAGTTTGATCGGCAGCCAGACTACCTGGACAGCACAGGAGGAACTCTACATCCATACCAGCTGGAGGGGTTGAACTGGCTGAGGTTTTCATGGGCTCAGGCCACAGATACCATACTGGCTGATGAGATGGGTCTAGGCAAGACTGTGCAGACTGCTGTCTTCCTCTACTCTTTGTACAAGGAG GGTCATTCAAAAGGTCCCTTCCTGGTCAGTGCTCCTCTGTCCACCATCataaactgggagagagagtttGAGTTGTGGGCCCCTGACATGTACGTAGTGACCTACATTGGTGATAAAGACAGCAGGGCTGTGATCAGAGAGAACGAGTTCTCCTTTGAGGGAAATGCCATCCGAGGCGGGAAGAAGGCATCCAAGATGAAG AAAGACTCAACAGTCAAGTTCCACGTCCTGCTGACATCCTACGAGTTGATCACCATTGACCAGGCAGTGCTGGGATCCATTGAATGGGCTTGCCTGGTTGTGGACGAGGCTCACAGGCTCAAAAACAACCAGTCCAAG TTCTTCAGAATTTTGAACAACTACCCTCTGCAACACAAGCTGCTTCTGACTGGCACACCGCTCCAGAACAACCTGGAAGAGCTTTTCCACTTGCTGAACTTCCTGACACCAGAGAGATTCAA caacCTGGAAGGGTTTCTGGAGGAGTTTGCTGATATTGCCAAAGAGGACCAAATCAAGAAGCTCCATGACATGCTGGGACCACACATGCTCAGGAGGCTGAAGGCTGATGTTTTCAAACACATGCCTTCAAAGACCGAGCTCATTGTCAGAGTGGAGTTGAGCCCCATGCAGAA GAAATACTACAAGTTCATCCTCACACGTAACTTTGAGGCTCTGAACACTCGTGGAGGAGGAAACCAAGTCTCTTTGCTCAACGTGGTGATGGACCTGAAAAAGTGCTGTAATCATCCCTACCTCTTTCCTGCAGCCGCCATG GAGGCACCAAAGCTTCCTAATGGCATGTATGAAGGAAACGCTCTGACCAAGTCTTCAGGAAAACTGACGCTGCTGCAGAAGATGATGAGGAAGCTGAAGGAGGGAGGTCACAGGGTTCTAGTCTTCTCCCAGATGACCAAGATGCTGGACTTGCTCGAGGACTTCCTGGAGAATGAAGGATACAAATATGAGAGAATTGATGGAGGAGTCACTGGAAACTTGAGACAGGAGGCTATTGACCGCTTTAATG CTCCTGGTGCTCCACAGTTTGCTTTCCTCCTCTCTACCAGAGCTGGTGGTTTAGGTATTAATCTGGCCTCTGCTGACACAGTCATCATCTACGACTCAGACTGGAACCCCCACAATGACATCCAA GCTTTCAGCAGAGCTCACCGTATTGGACAGAACAGGAAAGTGATGATATATCGCTTTGTTACCAAAGCCTCTGTGGAAGAGAGGATCACACAG GTGGCTAAGAAGAAAATGATGCTCACCCATCTGGTGGTGCGGCCTGGTCTGGGCTCCAAGACAGGCTCCATGTCCAAGCAGGAGCTCGATGACATCCTCAAGTTTGGAACTGAAGAGTTGTTCAAGTATGAACTTGGAATGG GAGACAACAAGGAGGACGACAGCAGTGTGATCCACTACGACGATCACGCAATTGACCGTTTACTCGACAGGAACCAGGATGCCACAGACGACACTGAGCTCCAGAGCATGAACGAATACCTCAGCTCATTTAAAGTGGCCCAGTATGTggtcaaagatgaagatgatgag gaggaggtggaacgGGAGGTGATTAAGCAGGAGGAAAGTGTTGATCCTGACTACTGGGAGAAGCTGCTGCGTCACCACtatgagcagcagcaggaagactTAGCCCGAAATCTGGGCAAAGGCAAAAGAACCAGAAAGCCAGTTAATTACAATGACGGCTCCCAGGAGGACCGAG ACTGGCAGGAGGATCAGTCTGATAACCAGTCTGATTACTCGGTGGCTTCAGAGGAAGGAGACGAGGACTTTGATGAGCGGAGTGAAG CTAATGCCCGCAGACCAAACCGTAAAGGCTTGAGGAACGATCGGGACAAACCGCTGCCTCCACTGTTGGCCAGAGTGGGCGGGAACATCGAG GTTTTGGGCTTCAACTCACGGCAGAGGAAAGCTTTCCTGAATGCAGTGATGCGTTATGGGATGCCTCCCCAGGATGCTTTCACCAACCAGTGGCTGGTCAGGGACCTCCGAGGGAAGTCAGAGAAAGAATTCAA GGCCTACGTGTCTCTGTTCATGCGTCACCTATGTGAGCCCGGAGCTGATGGAGCTGAGACCTTTGCGGATGGTGTCCCGCGTGAGGGTCTATCCAGACAGCATGTGCTGACCCGTATTGGTGTTATGTCACTGATAAGGAAAAAG GTGCAAGAGTTTGAGCATGTGAACGGTCAGTGGTCGATGCCCTGGATGGCCGAGCTGGAGGAGAACAAAAGAGCTGCAGCTTTGGCTGCAGGGGAAGACCCAAAGACACCCTCTAGTGGGacccctgcagacacacagcccAACACTCCTAtaccag agGATTTGTCAAAATCTGAGGACAAAGACGACATGAAGAAGGAGACTGAAGATGTCAAAGGAGCCAAAAAGGCAGATGATCCAGAG ATTATTGAAATTCCAGATGAATCTGAAAAATCTCCGGCCCgtgaaaagaaaggagagggagaCTCCGTTGCAGCAACAGAGGATAAAGAgaaggagacaggaaatggagacgaaggaaaggaaaaggaggctgaggatgcagtgaaggagaaggaagagaaggacAAGACGGCAGAAACTGAGAAAGACAGTCCTGCTGAGGTCAAAGGTGAAGGTGTGGAGGGCAAGGATTCAGAGGAGGACAAGTCCAAAG CTGAGGAAGTTAAAGATGAGAAGATGGACACAAGTTCACCGACAGAGGAGAAGG agcaaaaagaagagaaggatgtcCTGAAAACAGAAGAGTCTGGCAAACTGCAGAATGGAGAGAACAccaaagaaggaggaggaacaaCAGCTGCACCGGTGGTTAACATCagtgaagagaagaaaaaagccaCCAAGCAGAGGTTCATGTTCAACATTGCTGACGGAGGATTCACAG AGCTGCACTCTCTGTGGCAGAATGAAGAGAGGGCGGCCACCGTCACTAAGAAGACCTTTGAGATTTGGCACCGTCGCCATGACTACTGGCTCCTGGCTGGAATCATACA ACATGGCTACGCTCGCTGGCAGGATGTGCAAAACGATGTGAGGTTTGCCATCCTCAACGAGCCCTTCAAAGGAGAGATGAGCAGAGGAAACTTCCTGGAAATCAAGAACAAGTTTCTGGCTCGCAGGTTCAAG CTACTGGAGCAGGCGTTGGTGATTGAGGAGCAGTTACGTAGGGCAGCGTACCTCAACATGACGGAGGACCCGGCCCACCCCTCCATGGCTCTCAACACTCGCTTCAGTGAGGTGGAGTGTCTTGCAGAGTCGCACCAGCACCTCAGCAAGGAGTCCATGTCGGGAAACAAGCCCGCCAATGCAGTTCTGCATAAAG